Proteins encoded in a region of the Verrucomicrobiota bacterium genome:
- a CDS encoding serine/threonine protein kinase, giving the protein MDIYLSCLIGGFIALAAFGLCGAGFHHFGVHHGHGNPLHARPAGHLRHGSARQSGGRSAGNRHSDSDPIFAWLAWFSPLYLCGMVMGFGLTGLVVAPFIQGWPCLLLALLGAYLVRTFCIRPLMSGVLLWASAPAKTLDAAVLETGAAATNFDEQGYGMVRLTLDGQVVQLLGQLTPEEQAGPRVNSGETLFIRSVDPVRQRCVVCRRTPVIPGEPASAGAGEKQSRRTCPACGHEFSGALEGCPVCQLRMALDGEAESAEDAEADRAEPAPDGSRPAIQFEHYELLAGQDGQPVELGRGAMGITYKARDVMLGCPVALKVIGENCLGNDSARLRFVREARAAASVRHPNVASVFHLGRTGRNYFYAMEFVDGETVESLVRRNGPLEVRSALEITRQIGAGLSAVHKQHLVHRDIKPSNIMVSLDDASTGAVTAKIIDLGLAKAVQATGSQPGLSAAGAFVGTPEFASPEQFAGIPVDIRSDLYGLGATLWYMLSGRAPFRGTPAELMHQHLHAALPVGQLHHVPQPVVALLQTLLEKDPARRAQNPGDLLQALAAIEREAGEDRAVAVASQPSQPVLRNEVSGPTRGPQDPAGN; this is encoded by the coding sequence TTGGATATTTATCTGTCGTGCCTCATCGGAGGCTTTATCGCGCTGGCCGCTTTCGGTTTGTGCGGGGCCGGGTTTCACCACTTCGGGGTCCACCACGGCCATGGCAACCCGCTGCACGCGCGACCCGCAGGCCACCTGCGCCACGGTTCGGCGCGCCAATCGGGTGGGCGCTCCGCCGGAAACCGTCACTCGGACTCGGACCCGATCTTTGCCTGGCTCGCGTGGTTTTCACCGCTTTACCTCTGCGGGATGGTGATGGGTTTCGGGCTTACCGGCTTGGTGGTTGCACCCTTTATCCAAGGGTGGCCCTGCCTGCTGCTGGCGCTTTTGGGTGCGTACCTGGTGCGTACCTTTTGCATCCGCCCGCTGATGTCCGGCGTGCTGCTGTGGGCTTCCGCCCCGGCCAAGACTCTGGATGCGGCTGTGCTTGAGACGGGCGCGGCGGCCACCAACTTCGACGAGCAGGGGTATGGCATGGTGCGGCTGACGCTCGACGGTCAGGTCGTTCAATTGCTGGGCCAGCTGACGCCTGAGGAGCAGGCCGGCCCGCGCGTCAACTCGGGTGAGACGCTCTTTATTCGCTCCGTTGACCCCGTGAGACAACGGTGCGTGGTCTGCCGGCGGACCCCGGTGATCCCTGGTGAACCGGCTAGCGCAGGAGCCGGCGAAAAGCAATCCCGCCGCACTTGCCCGGCGTGCGGCCACGAGTTTTCCGGAGCATTGGAAGGCTGCCCGGTCTGCCAACTGCGGATGGCGCTCGACGGCGAGGCTGAATCTGCTGAGGACGCTGAGGCGGATCGGGCCGAGCCTGCGCCGGACGGCAGCCGCCCGGCCATTCAGTTTGAGCACTACGAACTGCTGGCGGGCCAGGACGGCCAACCGGTGGAACTCGGCCGCGGCGCGATGGGAATAACGTATAAAGCGCGCGACGTCATGCTGGGCTGCCCCGTGGCCCTGAAGGTCATCGGGGAAAACTGCCTGGGTAACGACTCGGCGCGGCTCCGGTTCGTTCGCGAGGCTCGGGCCGCCGCCAGCGTCCGGCACCCGAACGTGGCCTCGGTGTTTCACCTGGGCAGAACCGGCCGGAACTACTTTTATGCGATGGAGTTCGTGGACGGCGAGACCGTGGAGAGCCTCGTCAGGCGCAACGGCCCCCTCGAAGTCAGGTCGGCGCTCGAAATTACCCGGCAGATCGGCGCCGGGCTGTCGGCGGTGCACAAACAGCACCTCGTGCACCGGGACATCAAGCCAAGCAACATCATGGTAAGCCTGGACGACGCGAGCACAGGCGCCGTGACCGCCAAGATCATCGACCTGGGCCTGGCAAAGGCGGTCCAGGCAACCGGTTCTCAGCCCGGGCTTTCGGCGGCCGGCGCGTTTGTCGGGACGCCTGAGTTTGCCAGCCCCGAACAGTTCGCCGGGATTCCGGTCGACATCCGCTCCGACCTTTACGGGCTCGGCGCAACGCTCTGGTACATGCTCAGCGGCCGCGCACCGTTTCGGGGCACGCCCGCCGAACTCATGCACCAGCATTTGCACGCCGCGTTGCCGGTTGGCCAACTGCACCACGTTCCTCAGCCGGTCGTGGCCCTCCTCCAGACACTCCTCGAAAAGGACCCCGCGCGCCGGGCCCAGAACCCGGGCGACCTACTCCAGGCGCTGGCGGCGATTGAGCGCGAGGCCGGTGAAGACCGGGCCGTTGCCGTTGCGTCTCAGCCGTCGCAGCCTGTGCTCAGAAATGAGGTCTCCGGCCCAACCCGCGGTCCTCAGGACCCCGCCGGCAACTGA
- a CDS encoding TetR/AcrR family transcriptional regulator produces MSSISKPAPSSSGRKCKGKGHERREEILSVAQRLFVQEGYARTTIRRIASELGLCSTVLYLYFPDKGAILEEICASTFAKLARECRELRASGQDPVANLHAATSGYIRFGLEHPQEYLLTFNQPAQAAQPAKDAEPDNDPGCCAYASFRALVEDVVAAEPTDPAVAIEVLTQCLWAGMHGLIMLQLTKPGFPWAERDELIQKHVTLLCEGLLQSASAKA; encoded by the coding sequence ATGTCCTCCATTTCCAAGCCCGCTCCATCATCTTCAGGCCGCAAATGTAAGGGTAAAGGCCATGAACGGCGTGAAGAGATTCTCTCCGTCGCCCAACGGCTTTTCGTGCAAGAGGGGTATGCGAGAACCACGATTCGCCGAATTGCATCGGAACTTGGCCTTTGTTCGACGGTACTCTACCTCTACTTTCCCGATAAAGGCGCGATCCTGGAAGAGATTTGCGCCAGCACTTTTGCCAAATTGGCTCGGGAATGCCGAGAGCTCCGTGCTTCGGGACAGGATCCGGTGGCCAATCTGCATGCGGCCACGAGCGGCTACATCCGGTTCGGCCTCGAGCACCCGCAGGAATACCTGCTGACATTTAATCAACCGGCCCAAGCCGCACAACCGGCGAAGGATGCGGAGCCGGACAACGATCCGGGCTGTTGTGCGTACGCAAGTTTCCGGGCCCTGGTCGAAGACGTGGTGGCTGCCGAGCCAACCGATCCGGCGGTGGCCATTGAGGTTTTGACGCAGTGCCTATGGGCCGGCATGCACGGCCTGATCATGCTCCAATTGACGAAGCCGGGCTTCCCCTGGGCGGAACGCGACGAACTCATCCAAAAGCACGTGACGCTCCTCTGCGAGGGGCTCCTGCAATCAGCCTCGGCAAAAGCCTGA
- a CDS encoding SDR family oxidoreductase, whose amino-acid sequence MPIRNVVLVAGIHGVSGRAAAECWASLPDTQVYGLSRRFAPLPAGVEGIRADLLDRENLQRKVGPLGGITHIVFGAYIEKPTAAERSEANLAILRNLLDAVEPASRTLQHVTFYQGGKAYGADLGPFKTPAREDDPRLMPPNFYYDQEDFLRERQQGKAWHWTALRPEAIMGFGLANPMNLGMSIAVYAAISKELGLPLRFPGTEKSYRILYQITSAEILASATVWAGRSEAARNEIFNITNGDYFRWRYLWPRLAAMFDLPAADPVPTPLTVYMADKRPLWDAMVRKHKLQPLSYEQVSSWPFADAILRLMDYDNISSTIKARRAGFHDCIDTEDMFRNFFARLRRDRVIP is encoded by the coding sequence ATGCCCATCAGGAACGTCGTTCTGGTTGCCGGTATCCATGGGGTGAGCGGCCGCGCTGCCGCCGAATGTTGGGCTTCCCTCCCTGACACGCAGGTATACGGTTTATCGCGCCGCTTCGCACCTTTGCCGGCGGGCGTGGAAGGCATCAGGGCGGACCTGCTCGACCGGGAAAATCTGCAGCGAAAGGTCGGACCGCTGGGCGGGATCACCCACATCGTGTTCGGCGCGTACATTGAAAAACCGACCGCGGCCGAACGCAGCGAGGCCAACCTGGCCATCCTGAGAAATCTACTCGATGCCGTCGAACCGGCCTCTCGCACTCTGCAACACGTCACATTCTACCAAGGCGGAAAAGCCTATGGCGCCGACCTGGGGCCCTTCAAAACGCCTGCCCGCGAGGATGATCCGCGGTTGATGCCGCCGAACTTCTATTACGACCAGGAGGACTTCCTCCGCGAGCGCCAGCAGGGTAAAGCGTGGCATTGGACGGCGCTGCGGCCCGAAGCCATTATGGGCTTCGGCCTGGCCAACCCGATGAATCTCGGCATGTCGATCGCCGTTTATGCCGCCATTTCCAAGGAACTCGGGCTGCCGCTAAGATTTCCGGGCACCGAGAAAAGTTACAGGATCTTGTACCAAATCACGTCGGCAGAAATCCTGGCCAGCGCAACGGTGTGGGCCGGCCGGTCCGAAGCGGCCAGGAATGAGATTTTTAATATCACCAACGGCGACTACTTCCGTTGGAGATACCTTTGGCCCCGCCTTGCCGCGATGTTCGATCTGCCGGCGGCCGATCCCGTCCCGACGCCGCTGACGGTGTACATGGCCGATAAGCGGCCCCTGTGGGACGCGATGGTCCGCAAGCATAAATTACAGCCTCTTTCCTACGAACAGGTCTCGTCGTGGCCATTCGCAGACGCCATCCTGCGCCTGATGGACTATGACAACATCTCCAGCACCATCAAGGCGCGCCGCGCGGGGTTCCACGACTGCATCGATACAGAGGATATGTTCAGGAATTTCTTCGCCCGCCTCCGGCGGGACCGCGTGATTCCGTAG
- a CDS encoding S9 family peptidase has translation MIPLRFPVAAADPPPSLDPNAAKPPVAERRPRTVGLHGDKIEDPYFWLREKDSPAVLAYLKAENAYTGAVMAPFKSFEHSLYREMLGRIKQTDVSAPYQQRGYWHYQRTEEGKQYPLLCRKKGTLDAPEEVVLDVNRLAEGQKFMELGAVAYSDDNALLAYSTDVTGHRDYDFHLKDPATGKEIKTPIGKVADLAWAADNRTIFYVVEDDAKRSYQVWRYTLDEKAPALLYEEKDELFDVTVERSHDGSFLFVGSVSKRTSEYRFLPADQPNGALRLIAPRRNDVEYYPEHRDGLFYVRTNDQAKEFRVVTAPVATPGDEHWREFIPMQPGTTIEGFEPYANYAVIVEREAGLSQFRVVDFETKASRRIPLPEAAYEASPDHNEEFAAGTFRYRYESPITPPSVFEYTFATGEQKLLKRNEVLGGYDPARYTIERAQVTAADGVKVPLDIVRRKDTPLDGSSPCWLYGYGSYGMSIDPSFSSVRLSLLDRGVIFALAHVRGGGELGEAWHEGARMLSKKNTFTDFIACADYLVAHRYTAHERMVIEGGSAGGLLIGATLNLRPDLCKAAVLDVPFVDVLNTMSDASLPLTTSEYIEWGNPQKKDEYDYIKSYSPYDNLAAKNYPSLLLLTSLNDSQVPYWEPVKYTAKLRALKTDRNPLLLRINLDAGHGGASGRYDQLKEVAFMYTFGLATLGLAR, from the coding sequence ATGATTCCGTTACGCTTTCCCGTCGCCGCTGCTGACCCCCCGCCATCACTGGACCCGAATGCCGCCAAACCGCCCGTGGCCGAGCGGCGGCCCAGGACCGTCGGGCTGCATGGCGACAAGATCGAGGATCCGTATTTTTGGTTGCGCGAGAAGGATTCACCGGCGGTACTTGCTTACCTGAAGGCAGAGAATGCCTACACGGGGGCGGTGATGGCGCCGTTCAAATCGTTTGAACACTCACTTTATCGGGAGATGCTCGGGCGCATCAAGCAAACGGACGTTTCGGCGCCGTACCAACAGCGTGGTTACTGGCATTACCAACGCACGGAAGAAGGCAAGCAGTACCCGCTGCTCTGCCGCAAGAAGGGAACCCTCGACGCGCCGGAAGAAGTGGTGCTGGACGTCAATCGGCTGGCGGAAGGGCAGAAGTTCATGGAACTCGGCGCGGTTGCGTACAGCGACGACAACGCGCTGCTGGCTTACTCGACCGACGTGACCGGCCACCGCGACTACGACTTTCATCTTAAGGATCCGGCCACCGGCAAGGAAATAAAAACTCCCATCGGCAAGGTGGCCGATCTGGCTTGGGCTGCGGACAACCGGACCATTTTCTACGTCGTTGAGGATGACGCGAAACGATCCTACCAGGTCTGGCGGTACACCCTCGACGAAAAGGCACCGGCGTTGCTCTACGAAGAAAAGGATGAACTTTTCGACGTGACCGTGGAGCGTTCACACGACGGCAGCTTTCTTTTTGTCGGGTCCGTCAGCAAGCGCACCAGCGAGTATCGTTTCCTGCCCGCAGACCAGCCCAACGGTGCGCTCAGACTCATCGCACCGCGCCGGAACGACGTTGAGTATTACCCCGAGCACCGCGACGGGCTATTTTACGTGCGCACCAACGATCAGGCCAAAGAGTTCCGCGTGGTGACTGCACCGGTTGCGACGCCGGGCGATGAGCACTGGCGGGAATTCATACCCATGCAGCCGGGGACGACGATTGAGGGGTTCGAGCCGTATGCAAACTATGCCGTGATCGTTGAGCGGGAGGCGGGGCTGTCGCAATTCCGGGTGGTGGACTTCGAAACCAAAGCGTCGCGCCGCATCCCGCTCCCGGAGGCGGCGTACGAGGCAAGCCCGGACCACAACGAAGAATTTGCGGCCGGCACGTTTCGTTACCGCTACGAATCGCCCATCACTCCCCCCAGCGTATTCGAGTACACCTTCGCCACGGGCGAGCAGAAACTGCTCAAGCGCAACGAGGTGCTCGGGGGTTATGACCCGGCCCGCTACACGATCGAACGCGCACAGGTAACCGCCGCCGACGGGGTCAAAGTGCCTCTGGACATCGTGCGCCGCAAAGATACGCCGCTTGACGGCAGCTCGCCATGCTGGCTTTACGGCTATGGTTCGTACGGCATGTCCATCGACCCATCCTTCTCATCGGTTCGCCTTTCGCTCCTTGATCGGGGCGTGATCTTCGCCCTGGCGCACGTCCGCGGCGGCGGCGAACTGGGTGAAGCGTGGCACGAAGGTGCCCGCATGCTGAGCAAGAAAAACACGTTCACTGACTTTATAGCGTGCGCCGATTACCTGGTGGCTCACCGCTACACCGCCCACGAGCGAATGGTCATCGAAGGGGGCAGCGCCGGGGGCTTGCTCATCGGTGCCACGCTCAACCTGCGGCCGGACCTGTGCAAGGCGGCCGTTCTCGACGTGCCGTTCGTGGACGTGCTTAACACGATGAGTGACGCCAGCCTGCCGCTGACCACCAGCGAGTACATCGAGTGGGGCAACCCGCAAAAGAAGGACGAGTACGATTACATCAAAAGTTACAGTCCCTACGACAACCTGGCCGCGAAGAACTATCCCAGCCTGTTACTGCTTACTTCGCTCAACGACAGCCAGGTGCCTTACTGGGAACCGGTCAAATACACCGCCAAGCTGCGGGCGCTCAAAACGGACCGCAACCCGTTGCTCCTCAGGATCAATTTGGACGCCGGCCACGGCGGCGCCTCCGGACGTTACGATCAATTGAAGGAAGTAGCGTTCATGTACACCTTTGGCCTCGCCACCTTGGGCCTGGCGCGGTGA
- a CDS encoding lactonase family protein has protein sequence MINKQRQGFAFHLAKIHPPRAVAVLGLLCAWLNCVPAGQAAEPPNSNSFDVLVGTYTSGKSKGIYSFRFNAETGDLQTLAAPAETVNPSYLVVSPDTKFVYAVNELHGCGSEQGAVSAFHFDAASGALTFINKMPALGDDPCYISLSPDGQNVFVANYSSGSLSALAVQPDGSLAGPVETLTHVGHGPNPERQKSAHVHMVIPSPDNEFLFATDLGEDRVYAYHCEPGSQTFPLHPAQPPFTVLSPGAGPRHLAFSHDGRFVYLIEEMGEAVVVFRVHGPHLEPIQTVRVAAKEWPGDVGAAALHLSPDGKFLYASNRTNANDLVIYSVDAQAGILTTVGHQASLGTKPRDFCIDPTGNFLVVANQDSDNLVIFKRDPETGALTPTGKTVEVGSPVCVQMIPAP, from the coding sequence ATGATTAATAAACAGCGTCAAGGTTTTGCCTTTCACTTGGCAAAGATACATCCGCCACGAGCCGTCGCCGTTCTGGGCCTGCTTTGCGCCTGGCTGAACTGCGTGCCGGCCGGCCAGGCGGCGGAACCCCCGAACAGCAACAGCTTCGACGTGCTGGTGGGTACTTACACTTCCGGCAAAAGCAAGGGCATCTACAGCTTTCGATTCAATGCCGAGACCGGCGACCTGCAAACGCTCGCCGCTCCGGCCGAGACGGTTAATCCTTCCTACCTCGTGGTGAGCCCCGACACGAAGTTTGTCTACGCGGTCAATGAACTGCATGGCTGCGGCAGTGAGCAGGGAGCAGTCAGCGCCTTCCACTTCGATGCCGCGTCGGGTGCCTTGACGTTTATCAACAAAATGCCCGCCCTTGGTGACGACCCCTGCTACATAAGCCTGTCACCCGACGGCCAGAATGTGTTCGTGGCGAACTACAGCAGCGGCAGCCTGTCCGCCCTGGCCGTGCAACCGGACGGATCGCTCGCCGGCCCGGTTGAAACGCTTACCCACGTCGGGCACGGTCCGAATCCGGAACGCCAGAAGAGCGCGCACGTGCACATGGTGATACCTTCGCCGGATAATGAGTTTCTTTTCGCGACTGACCTGGGCGAGGACCGGGTGTACGCCTACCATTGCGAACCGGGCAGCCAGACATTCCCCCTGCACCCGGCGCAGCCGCCGTTTACCGTCCTAAGCCCCGGGGCCGGACCCCGGCATCTGGCGTTCAGCCACGATGGCCGGTTTGTTTACCTGATCGAAGAGATGGGCGAAGCGGTCGTGGTGTTTCGTGTCCACGGGCCGCACCTGGAGCCGATCCAGACGGTTCGGGTGGCGGCCAAGGAGTGGCCGGGCGACGTCGGAGCGGCCGCCCTGCACCTCTCTCCGGACGGCAAATTCCTTTACGCTTCCAACCGCACAAACGCGAACGACCTGGTCATTTACTCGGTTGATGCGCAGGCCGGCATCCTCACCACGGTGGGGCACCAAGCCAGTTTAGGAACCAAACCCCGGGATTTCTGCATCGATCCGACGGGCAACTTCCTCGTGGTCGCCAATCAGGACAGCGATAACCTGGTGATTTTCAAACGTGACCCGGAGACCGGCGCCTTGACGCCGACGGGTAAAACGGTGGAGGTGGGTTCGCCGGTCTGCGTTCAGATGATCCCGGCGCCGTGA
- a CDS encoding GAF domain-containing protein: MFYRPVGPETDLTRYGAPSGADAPLSRHFSEINGLNGINHIIGTENAASGAPVKFATAVYHGDSRQDVMNQQLEGTLEALRRAEQKYRSIFEHCVIGIFQTTPEGQYISANPALARMYGYNSPAELISALTDINRQLYVRPSRRGEFIQLVREQGKVIDFESEIYRRDQSVIWILENARMVCDEVTGEVLYYEGMVQDVTRRKLAEEARDRANAHLRLQYAVTRTLAEMRHLGEASGKVVQAICETVGWDFGALWHVDPATQALRCVDIWRADDVNAQEFVDATQDLTFRSGVGLPGRVWSSRKAFWIPDVVALGQEQFPRVALAAKGGLHAGFAFPILLGEKVIGVMEFFSRGVHPPDDELLSMLTALGTQIAKFIERESLVTRLASYVGGGR, translated from the coding sequence ATGTTCTACCGGCCCGTCGGGCCTGAGACCGATTTAACCCGCTACGGAGCACCCTCCGGTGCCGACGCCCCCCTGAGCCGGCATTTTTCCGAGATAAACGGTCTGAATGGCATTAACCATATCATTGGCACAGAGAATGCTGCCTCTGGAGCCCCTGTGAAGTTCGCGACCGCAGTTTACCATGGAGACTCGCGTCAAGACGTTATGAATCAGCAACTTGAAGGCACCCTCGAAGCGCTGCGTCGAGCCGAACAAAAGTACCGGAGCATTTTCGAGCACTGCGTGATCGGCATTTTTCAGACCACGCCCGAAGGGCAGTACATCAGCGCCAACCCGGCGCTTGCCCGGATGTATGGCTATAACTCGCCCGCAGAGCTGATTTCAGCCCTGACCGACATCAACCGCCAACTCTACGTCCGGCCAAGCCGCCGCGGTGAGTTTATCCAACTGGTCCGTGAACAAGGCAAGGTGATCGATTTTGAATCTGAAATTTATCGCCGGGATCAGAGCGTTATCTGGATCCTGGAAAACGCACGCATGGTTTGCGACGAAGTCACCGGCGAGGTCCTTTACTATGAAGGCATGGTGCAGGATGTGACGCGCCGTAAACTGGCCGAGGAGGCACGCGACCGCGCCAATGCGCATCTCAGGCTGCAGTATGCGGTCACCCGCACTCTGGCGGAAATGCGTCACCTCGGTGAAGCTTCGGGCAAGGTCGTGCAAGCCATTTGTGAAACGGTCGGGTGGGATTTCGGTGCTCTTTGGCACGTGGATCCTGCCACGCAGGCTCTGCGCTGCGTCGACATCTGGCGTGCCGATGACGTCAATGCGCAGGAATTCGTCGACGCCACTCAGGACCTCACTTTCCGGTCAGGGGTGGGCCTTCCGGGGCGGGTCTGGTCGAGCCGCAAAGCTTTTTGGATCCCGGACGTTGTCGCCCTCGGACAGGAGCAATTCCCGCGCGTTGCCCTGGCAGCCAAAGGAGGACTGCACGCCGGCTTCGCTTTTCCGATTCTGCTCGGAGAAAAGGTCATCGGTGTGATGGAGTTCTTCAGCCGCGGGGTGCACCCGCCGGATGATGAACTGCTATCCATGCTCACCGCACTCGGCACTCAGATCGCAAAATTCATCGAGCGCGAGTCACTGGTCACCCGGCTGGCCAGCTACGTTGGAGGGGGCCGCTGA
- a CDS encoding PspA/IM30 family protein, with protein MLKRLYRLIRGSLGILLRSLEQQHPEALLDTERENLRKQIAQYNQGLAANAGLCERLITQVRTLERDEKALRAKTTALVRTGNRELAGSFAVRLQAVRQGLHQSRADLEQAEETYRQLIRARDVAIQNAQARIEALRSVLDDLKIKRATAELAEMASGLIIRTGGSGDTLARLQQMIEQERDTAAGKARLARDTLTAGNVMLQERERKALEEQALADFAVTEGITSETGIAPGGGVVAARTLKG; from the coding sequence ATGCTCAAGCGACTTTACCGCCTTATTCGTGGGTCCCTCGGCATCCTGCTTCGAAGTCTGGAGCAACAACATCCTGAGGCGCTCCTTGACACCGAGCGTGAGAATCTGCGGAAACAGATTGCACAATACAACCAGGGCCTCGCGGCCAATGCCGGCCTTTGCGAGCGCTTGATCACGCAGGTGAGGACCCTGGAGAGGGACGAAAAGGCCCTTCGAGCGAAGACGACCGCCCTCGTTCGCACGGGTAATCGCGAGCTCGCGGGATCCTTCGCTGTGCGGCTGCAGGCGGTCCGGCAAGGGCTTCACCAGAGCCGCGCCGACCTTGAACAGGCGGAAGAAACTTATCGCCAGCTGATCCGGGCCCGCGACGTGGCGATCCAGAATGCGCAGGCCCGGATTGAGGCGCTGCGCTCCGTGCTGGATGACCTCAAAATCAAACGGGCGACGGCTGAACTGGCCGAAATGGCTTCCGGTTTGATCATCCGGACCGGCGGAAGTGGTGATACCCTGGCGCGCTTGCAGCAGATGATCGAGCAGGAACGCGATACAGCGGCCGGGAAAGCGCGCCTCGCCCGTGATACGCTTACCGCCGGCAACGTCATGCTTCAGGAGCGAGAGCGGAAAGCACTGGAAGAACAAGCGCTGGCCGACTTTGCCGTTACGGAAGGCATCACCTCGGAAACCGGGATTGCCCCTGGCGGCGGGGTGGTTGCAGCAAGGACGTTAAAAGGCTAA